A single region of the Eleginops maclovinus isolate JMC-PN-2008 ecotype Puerto Natales chromosome 4, JC_Emac_rtc_rv5, whole genome shotgun sequence genome encodes:
- the LOC134862637 gene encoding Golgi-associated RAB2 interactor protein 2-like: protein MDNNNKITELTELTEITEISELTEPTEITELTEPTEITELTEPTEITELTEPTEITELTEITELTEITELTELTEITEISELTEPTEITELTELTEITEITEITEITEITEITELTELTEITEITEITELTEITEITEITEITEITELTELTEITELTELTEITEITEAN, encoded by the exons ATGGATAACAACAACA AGATAACTGAGCTAACTGAACTAACAGAGATAACAGAGATATCTGAACTAACTGAGCCAACTGAGATAACTGAACTAACTGAGCCAACAGAGATAACTGAACTAACTGAGCCAACAGAGATAACTGAACTAACTGAGCCAACAGAGATAACTGAACTAACAGAGATAACTGAACTAACAGAGATAACTGAGCTAACTGAACTAACAGAGATAACAGAGATATCTGAACTAACTGAGCCAACTGAGATAACCGAGCTAACCGAACTAACCGAGATAACAGAGATAACTGAGATAACTGAGATAACTGAGATAACAGAgataacagagctaacagagctaacagagaTAACTGAGATAACTGAgataacagagctaacagagaTAACTGAGATAACTGAGATAACTGAGATAACAGAgataacagagctaacagagctaacagagaTAACTGAACTAACTGAACTAACAGAGATAACAGAGATAACTga agctaactga
- the tmem251 gene encoding LOW QUALITY PROTEIN: lysosomal enzyme trafficking factor (The sequence of the model RefSeq protein was modified relative to this genomic sequence to represent the inferred CDS: inserted 2 bases in 1 codon) gives MMNFRQRMGWLGVLLFLLLSALLVYYVFEVQSFSLEHVQXGGGGGPSAAPPISWSQSLGTRLTPLPVWMWASVFLLPYLQLFLFLFSCTRADPRAVGYCVLPVCLALLCSRHAARKPSYQRGPPLIDT, from the exons ATGATGAACTTCCGTCAGCGGATGGGATGGCTGGGCGTGTTGCTCTTCCTGCTGCTCAGTGCTTTGTTGGTTTACTACGTCTTTGAGGTCCAGAGCTTCAGTTTGGAGCACGttca agggggggggggcggcccGTCAGCTGCACCCCCGATCAGCTGGTCTCAGAGCCTCGGCACTCGCCTGacaccacttcctgtctggATGTGGGCGTCAGTCTTCCTGCTCCCGTACCTGCAgctctttcttttcctgttttcctgCACAAGAGCTGACCCTCGAGCTGTTGGATACTGcgtacttcctgtctgcctggCCCTGCTCTGCAGCCGCCACGCTGCGCGCAAGCCCAGCTATCAGAGAGGCCCTCCACTCATCGACACTTAA